One stretch of Hemiscyllium ocellatum isolate sHemOce1 chromosome 27 unlocalized genomic scaffold, sHemOce1.pat.X.cur. SUPER_27_unloc_3, whole genome shotgun sequence DNA includes these proteins:
- the LOC132808043 gene encoding gastrula zinc finger protein XlCGF9.1-like: protein MRHQRVHTGEEALYLLSVREGLFLLLQPAEPPADPHGERPFSCPECGKAFRDSSTLLTHQRIHTGERPFSCPECGKAFRDSSTLLTHQRIHTGERPFSCPECGKDFTRSSHLRSHQRVHVPSQGD from the coding sequence atgaggcaccagcgggtccacacaggggaagAGGCCCTTTACCTGCtgtcagtgcgggaagggcttttcctgctcctccaacctgcggagccaccagcggatccacatggggagaggcccttcagctgccccgagtgtgggaaggcttTTCgtgattcctccaccctgctgacccaccagcggatccacaccggggagaggcctttcagctgccccgagtgtgggaaggcttTTCgtgattcctccaccctgctgacccaccagcggatccacaccggggagaggcccttcagctgccccgagtgcgggaaggacttcacccgctcctcccacctccggagccaccagcgagttcatgtgccatcgcagggggattga
- the LOC132807994 gene encoding zinc finger protein 485-like — translation MEKPEESRPMEDPWKCGDCGKGFRVPSALETHRRSHTGERPFPCTDCGKAFRHSSHLLAHQRGHTGEKPISCPECGKAFMFFSALLAHRRIHTGERPFSCPECGKAFRYSSTLRTHRRFHAGERPFSCPECGKAFTNTSTLLRHQRVHTGERPFSCPKCGKAFTHVSSLRSHQRIHTG, via the coding sequence atggagaaacctgaggaatcccGCCCTATGGAGGatccgtggaagtgtggggactgtgggaaaggcttccgtgtcccatctgccctggagactcatcggcgcagtcacactggggagaggccattcccctgcaccgactgcgggaaggccttcagacattcctcccacctgctggcccaccagcggggcCACACGGGGGAAAAACCCATCAGCtgtcccgagtgcgggaaggccttcatgTTTTTCTCTGCCCTGTTGGCCCATCGGCGGatccacacaggagagaggccgttcagctgccctgagtgtgggaaggccttcaggtattcctccacCCTGCGGACCCACCGGCGTTTCCACgcgggggaaaggcccttcagctgccctgagtgtgggaaggcttTTACCAAcacctccaccctgctgaggcaccagcgggtccacacgggggagaggcccttcagctgccccaaaTGCGGGAAAGCCTTTACCCACGTCTCCtccctgcggagccaccagcggatccacaccggg